One genomic region from Leifsonia poae encodes:
- a CDS encoding twin-arginine translocation signal domain-containing protein has protein sequence MTQDSPTESPGVSRRTFLGAGAATGVVAYLTLIAPRAEAAPASPPILTSESTPPQRVHRTLLGLL, from the coding sequence ATGACTCAAGACTCCCCGACGGAATCCCCCGGTGTTTCCCGCCGCACGTTCCTCGGCGCCGGCGCGGCGACCGGCGTCGTGGCCTATCTGACACTGATTGCGCCACGCGCCGAAGCGGCCCCCGCATCCCCGCCGATCCTGACGTCGGAAAGCACACCCCCGCAGCGGGTGCACCGCACGCTCCTCGGTCTGCTTTGA
- a CDS encoding NosD domain-containing protein: protein MSFTPNQNSYRNGKIGIRSTSATDSLRIVGMGLVYLERGIVLTDVDALQITNDFICECGSCIELVGSGQASMVNDNLIGAGPAGFSLFAEDHFGLIVSGNNIFPRGASSVHLKNATNNTITANRLHAFYSGMITMEGACHNNLISSNHFLRNRESFPAFQSVPNPQDDLFGLVQLNGSGNTVVGNHFSFDVPTENIVPSGVKPTMVLVKSGANNYVATNHHIANVDVTAVVLDGSTVNTKVLDCGSAGEFTALPGATFGFRPTP, encoded by the coding sequence GTGTCTTTCACCCCCAACCAGAACAGCTACCGCAACGGCAAAATCGGTATCCGCTCGACCTCCGCCACCGACTCGCTCCGAATCGTCGGAATGGGGCTCGTGTACCTGGAGCGAGGCATCGTCCTCACCGACGTCGACGCTCTGCAGATCACCAATGACTTCATCTGCGAATGCGGCAGCTGCATCGAACTCGTCGGGTCGGGTCAGGCGAGCATGGTGAACGACAACCTGATCGGTGCCGGACCGGCCGGCTTCTCGCTCTTCGCCGAAGACCATTTCGGGCTGATCGTGTCGGGCAACAACATCTTCCCTCGCGGCGCTAGCTCGGTTCATCTCAAGAACGCCACCAACAACACCATCACGGCGAATCGCTTGCACGCGTTCTACTCGGGAATGATCACGATGGAGGGCGCCTGCCACAACAACCTCATCTCTTCGAACCACTTCCTGCGGAACCGGGAGTCGTTCCCCGCGTTCCAGTCCGTTCCCAACCCCCAGGATGACCTCTTCGGACTGGTGCAACTCAACGGCAGCGGCAACACCGTGGTCGGCAACCATTTTTCATTCGATGTCCCCACAGAGAACATCGTCCCGTCGGGCGTCAAGCCCACGATGGTGCTGGTGAAGTCAGGCGCCAACAACTATGTCGCGACCAATCACCACATCGCCAACGTCGATGTGACCGCGGTCGTGCTCGATGGCAGCACCGTCAACACCAAGGTCCTCGATTGCGGATCCGCTGGCGAGTTCACGGCGCTTCCTGGCGCAACCTTCGGGTTCCGCCCGACACCGTAG